The proteins below are encoded in one region of Dama dama isolate Ldn47 chromosome 21, ASM3311817v1, whole genome shotgun sequence:
- the LOC133042215 gene encoding nonsense-mediated mRNA decay factor SMG5-like: protein MESSQAEALKARLLYQDVCRAARRLDCLLLKRNAHEELFKPHVLALRDMVQQVCIKLMFLHPVDYGRKAEELLWRKTYSDVALLLLKPNRTNTDSSKQWEGPLRTHLKGGLRFYEHLFLFLQEHYQLGLWRYIDWPHSAIRFIGCQRAGPASEEEVDWARMACHRCLLYLGDLFRFQNEFLALHTTGLAEKCYYRALSVAPHMGMPFNQLGSLTGSKYYDVEATYFYQRCLHSEVPFRGASWNLKRLYYHAGKRYSRLKRCQRKKLSPSQRRCWDNKRLLVSFLYLQSLLQPQRKFRASRLMALCQLVLEDFRLCLSYRPCPSDQSQASKERKPARGYQFLPDLLIFRMVVLCLMSVHSLRTAGSKQHRTAVTFTLTLFSHLIQHVTTRLQAELQRGKLTPEADVPRDEEDQQKVEAGERQQDPPAPCPGPCHSKSQKTHRSSHVSTVGDNPEASFHSCCDWDETDEDENTSLCSQVSSELSSETTYSDTTDDEESGSLNPQAMQEGGAKSKNRISPPGDKLKTCQSPSHLLGLLKTTSSASLSAPSSHKLPGKRGFHLAPVFSHSFPTPPSPASSKASVTEDGVSSCLETEPPAGCNSGQKASISQPCSNLQTIQKKLQVLSAEGLLPTVKVILGWLRANCSLLTARRWSLFCLWDHLSMLLNLLPSVRDLQEPGLGLSHHLRELLQSCKGPHLPQFLQLPEDIALGQHWLRQASQERAGLEQDPPPLSSRDEAAVRVCFLRSFGHFATTLPGQFLRYDSHSGVFVSTGFEGPDNPSQQLLEKTSRIRFFKDIVQLWLQREVVLLEKTLRHIQIQSALTPYLLPDPRALCEHLPVIRQLATSGQFLLIVPSIVVDILYVLRREDKRASAAITFLEGELKRGNQYLLCQSCVSVTLVRPRMTRPDSDAWDLYNMLDFCRGLLDSSWLETPDHSSMITILTGICLDNPRNLSYPLQLVLGVATEAGVDVKNVLRFYRKWKMVS, encoded by the coding sequence ATGGAGAGCAGCCAGGCAGAAGCCCTGAAGGCCAGACTCCTCTACCAGGATGTTTGCAGGGCAGCTCGGCGTCTCGACTGTTTGCTTCTAAAACGAAATGCCCACGAAGAGCTTTTCAAGCCTCATGTCCTGGCCCTCAGGGATATGGTCCAGCAAGTCTGCATTAAACTCATGTTTCTGCACCCCGTGGATTATGGGAGGAAAGCAGAAGAGCTGCTCTGGAGGAAAACGTACTCTGACGTGGCTCTGCTGCTGCTCAAGCCCAACAGAACGAACACGGACTCCTCCAAACAGTGGGAAGGCCCCCTGCGGACGCATCTGAAGGGTGGCCTCAGGTTCTAtgaacaccttttcctgttcttgcaGGAGCACTACCAGCTGGGCTTATGGCGCTACATCGACTGGCCTCACAGTGCCATCCGCTTCATCGGCTGCCAGAGAGCGGGCCCTGCGTCGGAGGAGGAGGTGGACTGGGCGCGAATGGCCTGCCACCGCTGCCTGCTGTACCTGGGGGACTTGTTCCGCTTTCAGAATGAGTTCCTGGCCCTGCACACCACGGGCCTGGCCGAGAAGTGTTATTACCGGGCCCTGTCAGTGGCTCCACACATGGGCATGCCCTTCAACCAGCTGGGCTCTCTCACGGGGAGCAAGTACTATGACGTGGAGGCCACATACTTCTACCAGCGCTGCCTCCACTCGGAAGTGCCTTTTAGAGGGGCGTCTTGGAACCTCAAACGACTCTACTATCACGCGGGAAAAAGATACAGCCGGCTGAAGAGGTGCCAGAGGAAGAAGCTCTCTCCCAGCCAGAGGCGGTGTTGGGATAACAAAAGGTTACTGGTTAGCTTCCTCTACCTTCAGAGCCTCTTGCAGCCTCAGAGGAAATTCAGAGCCTCCAGGCTCATGGCCCTGTGCCAGCTGGTTCTGGAAGACTTCCGTCTCTGTCTGTCCTATCGGCCCTGCCCATCCGACCAGAGCCAGGCCTCCAAGGAGAGAAAGCCCGCAAGAGGCTACCAGTTCCTCCCGGACCTCCTCATCTTCCGCATGGTGGTCCTCTGCCTCATGAGCGTGCACAGCCTGAGGACAGCGGGCTCCAAGCAGCACAGGACAGCGGTCACCTTCACTTTGACCCTTTTCTCCCATTTAATTCAACACGTGACGACGCGCCTCCAGGCTGAGCTCCAGAGAGGGAAGCTGACTCCAGAAGCGGACGTCCCCAGGGACGAGGAAGACCAACAGAAGGTGGAGGCCGGGGAGAGGCAACAAGACCCTccagccccctgccctgggccctgccACAGCAAATCTCAGAAAACCCACAGGTCATCTCACGTTTCCACTGTGGGTGACAACCCGGAAGCCAGTTTTCATTCTTGCTGTGACTGGGATGAGACAGACGAAGATGAAAACACATCCTTATGCTCACAAGTCAGTTCAGAACTCAGCAGTGAAACCACttattcagacacaactgatgacGAGGAAAGTGGCTCCCTGAATCCACAAGCAATGCAGGAGGGTGGAGCCAAATCCAAAAATAGAATTTCCCCTCCTGGGGATAAGCTGAAGACGTGTCAATCTCCCAGTCATCTCCTAGGTCTCTTAAAAACAACCAGTTCCGCTAGCCTGTCAGCCCCGTCCAGCCACAAGCTCCCAGGCAAACGTGGCTTTCACTTGGCTCCTGTCTTCAGCCACAGTTTCCCGACGCCTCCAAGTCCTGCCTCCAGCAAAGCATCTGTCACAGAGGATGGCGTGAGCAGCTGTCTTGAGACAGAGCCTCCTGCTGGCTGCAACTCGGGGCAGAAAGCCTCCATCAGCCAACCCTGCAGCAATCTCCAGACCATTCAGAAGAAACTGCAGGTCCTCTCTGCAGAGGGGCTGCTGCCCACGGTCAAGGTGATACTGGGCTGGCTCCGCGCCAACTGCAGTCTCCTCACCGCACGTCGGTGGAGCCTGTTTTGCCTTTGGGACCACCTGTCCATGCTGCTGAACCTGCTGCCCTCTGTGAGAGACCTTCAGGAGCCAGGCCTGGGCCTGTCCCACCATCTCCGTGAGCTACTGCAGAGCTGCAAGGGCCCACACCTTCCCCAGTTCCTGCAGCTCCCAGAGGACATTGCCCTGGGCCAGCACTGGTTACGGCAGGCTTCCCAGGAGAGGGCGGGCTTGGAGCAGGACCCACCTCCACTCAGCTCCCGGGATGAAGCTGCTGTGCGTGTCTGTTTCCTCAGAAGCTTTGGCCACTTCGCCACGACACTCCCTGGACAGTTCCTGAGGTATGACTCTCATTCAGGGGTCTTTGTGAGCACTGGGTTTGAAGGACCAGACAACCCATCTCAGCAGTTGCTAGAGAAAACTTCCAGGATCAGATTTTTCAAAGACATAGTACAACTGTGGCTTCAACGCGAGgtggtgctgctggagaagactctcagaCACATCCAGATTCAGTCAGCTTTGACCCCTTACCTGCTCCCTGACCCCCGGGCCCTCTGTGAGCACCTGCCAGTCATCCGGCAGCTTGCCACCAGCGGTCAGTTTCTCCTCATCGTACCCAGCATTGTGGTGGACATATTGTATGTCCTGAGAAGGGAGGACAAGCGGGCTTCGGCAGCCATCACCTTCCTAGAGGGGGAGCTGAAGAGAGGGAACCAGTACCTTCTCTGCCAGTCCTGTGTGTCTGTGACACTGGTGAGACCCAGGATGACCAGGCCGGACTCTGATGCCTGGGACCTCTATAACATGCTTGACTTCTGCAGAGGTCTGCTGGACTCATCCTGGCTGGAGACCCCAGACCACAGCAGTATGATCACCATCCTCACGGGCATCTGTTTAGACAACCCTAGGAACCTCTCATACCCCCTGCAGCTGGTGCTGGGGGTGGCAACTGAAGCGGGTGTGGACGTTAAGAACGTCCTGCGCTTCTACAGGAAGTGGAAGATGGTCAGCTGA